A single region of the Ochotona princeps isolate mOchPri1 chromosome 10, mOchPri1.hap1, whole genome shotgun sequence genome encodes:
- the LOC131481275 gene encoding aldo-keto reductase family 1 member C15-like isoform X1 codes for MDLKHSRSVKLNDGHFMPRLGFGTIVPRDAPKSKAFEFTKVAIEAGFRHIDSAFAYENEEEVGAAIREKIADGTVKREDIFYTTKLWATCFRPELVRPTLEKQLKKLQMDYVDLFIIHLPTPMKPGDAILPMDDKGQVIADAVDLRDTWEVLEKCKDAGLTKSVGVSNFNRKQLEMILNKPGLKHKPTCNQVECHPYLNQSKLLEYCKSKDIVLVAYGVLGSQRFPRFNNLSIPPLLEDPVLNAIAKKRNRTPAQVSLRYLLQRGVVVLAKSFNEKRIKENTQVFDFELTAEDMKEIDSLNKNARYYEMSFARNHPNYPFSEEY; via the exons GCTCCAAAAAGCAAGGCTTTCGAGTTCACCAAAGTAGCCATTGAGGCTGGTTTCCGTCACATTGATTCAGCATTCGCTTATGAAAATGAGGAAGAGGTTGGTGCAGCTATTCGTGAGAAGATTGCTGATGGGACTGTGAAGAGAGAGGACATATTCTACACTACCAAG CTTTGGGCTACATGCTTTCGCCCAGAATTGGTTCGTCCAACCCTGGAAAAACAACTGAAGAAACTTCAGATGGATTATGTTGATCTTTTCATTATACACCTTCCAACGCCTATGAAA CCTGGGGATGCAATTCTACCGATGGATGACAAAGGGCAAGTTATTGCAGATGCTGTGGACCTTCGTGACACATGGGAG GTTCTGGAGAAGTGCAAAGATGCAGGTTTAACCAAGTCCGTTGGGGTATCTAACTTCAATCGCAAGCAGTTGGAAATGATACTGaacaagccaggactcaaacacaagCCCACCTGCAACCAG GTGGAATGCCATCCTTACCTCAACCAAAGTAAACTTCTGGAGTACTGCAAGTCCAAGGACATTGTTCTTGTTGCTTATGGTGTCTTGGGATCACAAAGATTTCCAAGGTT CAATAATCTGAGTATTCCACCTCTCTTGGAAGACCCAGTCTTGAATGCTATTGCCAAGAAACGCAATCGCACACCAGCTCAGGTTTCCCTGCGTTACCTTCTGCAACGAGGGGTGGTGGTCCTGGCCAAAAGCTTCAATGAGAAGAGAATCAAAGAGAACACTCAG GTTTTTGATTTTGAACTGACTGCAGAGGACATGAAAGAAATTGACAGCCTCAACAAAAATGCTCGATACTATGAAATGTCATT tgcTCGTAATCACCCCAATTATCCGTTCTCGGAAGAATATTGA
- the LOC131481275 gene encoding aldo-keto reductase family 1 member C15-like isoform X2 has protein sequence MDLKHSRSVKLNDGHFMPRLGFGTIVPRDAPKSKAFEFTKVAIEAGFRHIDSAFAYENEEEVGAAIREKIADGTVKREDIFYTTKLWATCFRPELVRPTLEKQLKKLQMDYVDLFIIHLPTPMKPGDAILPMDDKGQVIADAVDLRDTWEVLEKCKDAGLTKSVGVSNFNRKQLEMILNKPGLKHKPTCNQVECHPYLNQSKLLEYCKSKDIVLVAYGVLGSQRFPSNNLSIPPLLEDPVLNAIAKKRNRTPAQVSLRYLLQRGVVVLAKSFNEKRIKENTQVFDFELTAEDMKEIDSLNKNARYYEMSFARNHPNYPFSEEY, from the exons GCTCCAAAAAGCAAGGCTTTCGAGTTCACCAAAGTAGCCATTGAGGCTGGTTTCCGTCACATTGATTCAGCATTCGCTTATGAAAATGAGGAAGAGGTTGGTGCAGCTATTCGTGAGAAGATTGCTGATGGGACTGTGAAGAGAGAGGACATATTCTACACTACCAAG CTTTGGGCTACATGCTTTCGCCCAGAATTGGTTCGTCCAACCCTGGAAAAACAACTGAAGAAACTTCAGATGGATTATGTTGATCTTTTCATTATACACCTTCCAACGCCTATGAAA CCTGGGGATGCAATTCTACCGATGGATGACAAAGGGCAAGTTATTGCAGATGCTGTGGACCTTCGTGACACATGGGAG GTTCTGGAGAAGTGCAAAGATGCAGGTTTAACCAAGTCCGTTGGGGTATCTAACTTCAATCGCAAGCAGTTGGAAATGATACTGaacaagccaggactcaaacacaagCCCACCTGCAACCAG GTGGAATGCCATCCTTACCTCAACCAAAGTAAACTTCTGGAGTACTGCAAGTCCAAGGACATTGTTCTTGTTGCTTATGGTGTCTTGGGATCACAAAGATTTCCAAG CAATAATCTGAGTATTCCACCTCTCTTGGAAGACCCAGTCTTGAATGCTATTGCCAAGAAACGCAATCGCACACCAGCTCAGGTTTCCCTGCGTTACCTTCTGCAACGAGGGGTGGTGGTCCTGGCCAAAAGCTTCAATGAGAAGAGAATCAAAGAGAACACTCAG GTTTTTGATTTTGAACTGACTGCAGAGGACATGAAAGAAATTGACAGCCTCAACAAAAATGCTCGATACTATGAAATGTCATT tgcTCGTAATCACCCCAATTATCCGTTCTCGGAAGAATATTGA